The window CCCAGGGCGGACGAACCTTCCCCTGGAAACCTTGGGTTTATGACGGACAGGATTCTCACCTGTCTTTTCGTTACTCACACCGGCATTCTCACTTCCCGCCGCTCCACATGTCCTTACGATCATGCTTCTCCGCAACGGGAACGCTCCCCTACCACTTAAAATATTCTTTACTTTAAATCCGCAGCTTCGGTAATATGCTTAGCCCCGGTACATTTTCGGCGCAGAGTCACTCGACCAGTGAGCTTTTACGCACTCTTTAAATGATGGCTGCTTCTAAGCCAACATCCTGGTTGTTTGTGCATCTCCACTTCCTTTTCCACTTAGCATATATTTTGGGACCTTATCTGGCGGTCTGGGCTCTTTCCCTTTTGACCACGAACCTTATCACCCGTAGTCTGACTGCTAGACGCATTTGCCGACATTCGTAGTTTGATTGTGTTCAGTACCCCGAGGTGGGGCCATCACACATTCAGTGCTCTACCTTCGACAAATCTTTTTTCTAACGCTATCCCTAAAGATATTTCGGGGAGAACCAGCTATCTCTGAGTTCGATTGGAATTTCTCCCCTAGCCACAAGTCATCCGAGCTGTTTTCAACCAACACCGGTTCGGTCCTCCATAAGGTACTACCCTTACTTCAACCTGCTCATGGCTAAATCACCCAGTTTCGGGTCTACATCACACAACTTAGTCGCCCTATTCAGACTCGCTTTCGCTTCGGCTCCGGACCTTCATCCTTAACCTTGCTATGTAACGTAACTCGCCGGTTCATTCTACAAAAGGCATGCCATCACCCATTAACGGGCTCTGACTATTTGTAAGCACACAGTTTCAGGTTCTCTTTCACTCCCCTCCCGGGGTTCTTTTCACCTTTCCATCACTGTACTGGTTCACTATCGGTCACCAAGTAGTATTTAGCCTTAGGAGATGGTCCTCCTATCTTCAAACGGGATTTCTCGTGTCCCGCCCTACTTTTTGATAACATGGATCATACCATTTCGATTACGGGGGTATCACCCTCTATGCCCGACCTTCCCAAGTCGTTCACCTATGATATGATTTTGTAACCTTAGTTATCTGGCTCCTCCGCGTTCGCTCGTCGCTACTGACAGAATCGTTTTTACTTTCTTTTCCTGCAGGTACGTGAGATATTTCAATTCCCTGCGTGTCGCTCAGTCTTACGACTGTACCATGTCTTCCACATGGTGGGTTCCCCCATTCGGACATCCGGGGATCGTCGCTTACTTACAGCTACTCCCGGCATTTCGGTGTTAGTTCCGTCCTTCATCGCCTCTTGGTGCCAAGGCATCCACTGCATGCCCTTTCTTCCTTAACCTTTTTTAATCATTTCTGACATCATTTATCTACTTTTCAAAGATCTCATTAGGTATTTAGCCTAATTGGTGGAGCTTAGCGGGATCGAACCGCTGGCCTCCTGCGTGCAAGGCAGGCGCTCTCCCAGCTGAGCTAAAGCCCCTAATTTTTTAATGGTGGGCCTAAATGGACTTGAACCATCGACCCCACGCTTATCAAGCGTGTGCTCTAACCAACTGAGCTACAGGCCCCACTGTTTAATTGGAGAAACATAAGTCTCTCAAAACTGAATATGATGAACATGAAGAAATTGTTTAGCTTATGCTACTAAGCTATTTTTGCTTATTATTAGTAAGCCTTTCTCCTTAGAAAGGAGGTGATCCATCCCCACGTTCCCGTAGGGATACCTTGTTACGACTTAACCCCAATCATGAACCCTACCTTAGACGGCTCCCTCCCTTTCGGGTTAGGCCACCGGCTTTGGGTATTGTTCACTTTCGTGGTTTGACGGGCGGTGTGTACAAACCCCGAGAACGTATTCACCGCAGCATGCTGATCTGCGATTACTAGCGATTCCAACTTCATGAAGTCGAGTTGCAGACTTCAATCCGAACTGAGACAATTTTTATGAGATTCGCTCCAGGTCACCCTCTTGCTTCTCTTTGTATTTGCCATTGTATCACGTTTCTAGCCCAGGTCATAAGGGGCATGATGATTTGACGTCATCCCCACCTTCCTCCAGTTTATCACTGGCAGTCTCGCTAGAGTCCCCAACTTAATGATGGTAACTAGCAATAAGGGTTGCGCTCGTTGCGGGACTTAACCCAACATCTCACGACACGAGCTGACGACAACCGTGCACCACCTGTACATCTGTTAACCTCCGAACTTATTTCTAAGCCATTGCAGAGTATGTCAAGACCTGGTAAGGTTTTTCGCGTATCGACGAATTAAAGAACATGATCCACCGCTTGTGCGGGGTCCCGTCAATTCCTTTGAGTTTCATACTTGCGTACGTACTACTCAGGCGGAGTACTTAATGCGTTAGCTGCAGCACTGACCCTTAGGGCCAACACTTAGTACTCATCGTTTACGGCGTGGACTACCAGGGTATCTAATCCTGTTTGCTCCCCACGCTTTCGTGCATCAGCGTCAGTAAAGACCCAGTAAGCCGCCTTCGCCACTGGTGTTCCTCCATATATTTACGCATTTTACCGCTACACATGGAATTCCACTTACCTCTGTCTTACTCTAGCTAACCAGTTTTTCTAGCATCACAGCGTTGAGCACTGCACTTATACCAGAAACTTAATTAACAACCTACGCACCCTTTACGCCCAGTAAATCCGGATAACGCTTGCCCCCTATGTATTACCGCGGCTGCTGGCACATAGTTAGCCGGGGCTTATTCATCTGGTACCGTCAATTTGGTTATTTTTCTTCCCAGATAAAAGAACTTTACATTCCGAAGAACTTCTTCGTTCACGCGGCGTTGCTCGGTCAGGGTTTCCCCCATTGCCGAAAATTCCCTACTGCTGCCTCCCGTAGGAGTTTGGGCCGTTCTCAGTCCCAATGTGGCCGGTAGACCTCTCAGTCCGGCTACGCATCATCGTCTTGGTAGGCCTTTACCCCACCAACTAACTAATGCGCCGCAGACCCCTCCTTACTCGATAAATCTTTAAACATATTAAGATGCCTCAATATGTCCTATCCAGTATTAGCTCCAGTTTCCCGAAGTTATCCTCGAAGTAAGGGTAGGTTATCTACGTGTTACTCACCCGTTCGCCACTCCCTATATTGCTATAGAGCGTTCGACTTGCATGTATTAGGCACGCCGCCAGCGTTCATCCTGAGCCAGGATCAAACTCTCCATTAAATGTTTTTGTTTGATTTTAGCTCTTTATTTTTTTTAATTCATTGTTCATCATCATTCAGTTTTCAAAGACTTATTTGATTGTGCTGTCGTTTGACAGCCTAATCATTTTATCACTTCATTTTCGCCTTGTCAACTATTTTTTTAAGAAAATAATTTTTGGTTTTTTAAGTGATTTTTTATGAGTGGTGGAGGGGGACAGATTCGAACTGCCGAACCGTAAGGAACAGATTTACAGTCTGCCGCGTTTAGCCTCTTCGCTACCCCTCCGTATTTTCGTGTGCTTAATTATTCTATCGTATCCTAAGGAAAATTGCAACTACTTTTTTTAACTTTTTTTATATAATCGTTTTTTAAGCGATGTATATATAAATATACATAGTTGTTTCTATTCTCTTTTTCGTGAATAAGAATAATTAACTACTAACATTATAAACATTTTATTTTAAATGTCAAACCCTAAAAGTGCTTTTTTTAGAAAAAAACACCAAATCATGGATTTAGTGCTATTTGTTCTTTATTTTCTTATCTAATTCTATTTTAGATATCATGATTTCGCGTCCACATTGGACACATTTAATCTTAATATCTACACCAGTTCTTGTAATTTCCCAAGAACTATTCCCACAAACATGGGGTTTTTTTGTTTCAATGATTTGTCCTAATGTATAAATCATTTAAATCACCTCATATTATAAAGGTTTTTTTACTATACGCGCGTACTCGCGTGGGTATCCACTCACGTGCGCGCGCTTTTTTATTAAAATATTAGCTCTAAAGCCAGATTCCTCAATTAAATCAAATGTCGAAATTTTCACAATTTCTGATTGGAGCACCTTTAAAGCATTTTGGGCATGAGCAATTTCTTCTTGATATTTAGATCCTTTTGGTGCAATGAAATATCCATTAACTTTTAGCATTGGTATGCCATATTCTAAAATTAAATTAAGTTCGCCAAGTGCTCTCGCTGTGACACAATCAAACTTGTTTAAATTATTTTTAGCATAAACTTCTGCTCTTTCGTGAACAACTTCAAAAGTGATTCCCAAAATTTCTTGCAATTCATTTAAAAACTTTACACGTTTGATTTGAGATTCAACAATTGTAACTTTCAAATGTGGAAATACAATTAAGAGAGGAACGGATGGAAATCCAGCTCCCGCTCCCATATCGCATATTGTATTAATCTCATTAAAATCCACTAAATTTGAAATTAAGACTGAATCTAAAAAATGTTTAATGTAAACTTCTTTTTCATCTGTAATTCTTGTTAAATTTGTATGTGTATTAAAGTCCACTAAATGCTTGTAATACTTTTGGAATTTTTCAATTTGATCTTGATTTAATTTGATTTTTAACGCTTTTTCAATTAAATGACTATTCATTGACGTGACTCTAAATAAACCATTAACACGGAAATATCCGCTGGGTTAACACCTAAAATTCTTGATGCTTGTCCTAGTGTTTCCGGTCTAACCTTCGTTAATTTTTCTCTTGCTTCAGATGAAATATTTTGAATTGATTTGTATTCAATATCTTCTGGGATATGTCTTGATTCAAAACGAGTTAATTTTTCTGCTTCTCTAGCCGCTTTATCAATATATCCTTGATACTTGATATGAATTTCAACTTGTTCGTAAATGTCATCTGATACATCTAATTTCATAAAGTATTTTAGTGTTTCCACACCTAATTCTGGACGTTTTAATAAATCATAGATAAATACGCCTTCATAAATTGGTGCAGAATTCATACTTGATAAATAATTTAATGTTTCTTCTGTTGGTGAGATTCTAGTTGTTTTTGCAATTTGAATCAAATTTGCTATTGTTTCTTTTTTATGATTGAATCTTTGATATTGTTCTTCTGTTACTAATCCAATTTGGTAACCATATTCTCTTAGTCTTAAATCCGCATTATCATGTCTTAAAAGTAATCGATGTTCTGCTCTAGATGTTAGTAAGCGATATGGTTCATATGTTCCTTTAGTGATTAAATCATCAATTAATACGCCAATGTAAGCCTCATTGCGTCCTAAAACGAGTGGTGCTTTACCTTGTACTTTTAATCCTGCATTGATTCCAGCCATTAAACCTTGACATGCTGCTTCTTCATAACCTGAAGTACCATTAATTTGGCCAGCGCAAAATAGGTTCTTAATGACTTTGGTTTCTAATGAACGATAAAGTTGGTTTGGATTAATCGCATCATATTCAATTGCATATGCATATCGAATAATTCTTGCATTTTCTAAACCAGGTAATGATTTAATCATCTTTTCTTGAACATCTCTTGGCATCGATGTTGAAAAACCTTGTACATAAATTTCATCTAGACTTCTTGATTCGGGTTCTAAGAAAATTTGATGGCGTTCTTTGTCTTTAAATCTAACAAATTTATCTTCAATTGAGGGGCAATATCTTGGTCCAACACCTTCAACGACACCACCGTACATCGCTGAATCATCTAAATGGTTAAAAATAATTTCTTTGGTTTCAGGTGATGTATGAATTAAATAACAATCTTCTTGATAACCTAATTCCGTAATAGGTGAGTCAAATGAGAATGTTTGAAGTTTTGCATCTCCTGGTTGTGGTGTTGCAACACGATAATCAATTGAATCTTTAGCAATTCTAGGAGGTGTACCAGTTTTTAATCTGATTACATTAAATCCTAATTCTTTTAATTGTGCTGAAATACCATAAGTTGTTTTTTCACCATGTGGTCCACTAGGTGTTTTTTCATGTCCAATTAATATTTGGCTTGCTAAATATGTACCTGTTGTAATCGTGACTGTTTTAGAGAGAATTTCAGAACCGTCTTGCATTCTGACACCGTAAACTTCTCCATCTTTAACAAGTAATTGATCAACTAAGCCTTCTAGTAAAGTTAAATTTTCTTGTTTCTTTAAAACATCCAACATAATTTTTGGATATTCTAATTTATCAATTTGAGCACGTAAAGCTCTGACTGCTGGACCCTTAGAAGAGTTTAACATCTTCATTTGGATTTGTGCCATATCTGCAGATTTAGCCATTTGGCCACCTAATGCATCAATTTCTCTTACAACAATACCCTTTGCTGGTCCACCAATCGACGGATTACATGGCAAAGTGGCAACCTTCTCCAGGTTACCTGTAATTAAAATTGTATTTAAGTTCATTCTTGCCATAGCTAGAGCAGCTTCAACACCTGCGTGTCCAGCCCCAACAATTAATCCATCATAAATCATATTTTTATTACTCCATTATACCTACAAATTTTTCCGCTACAATTTCCGGAACGAATCCGAAATGTTCAACAACTTTATTTTGAGCTGCTGATAAACCGTATGTATCAATTCCCATCACGTGTTCTGTAAAACGATACCAAGAATAACTTGATCCCATTTCAATTGCTAATGTCTTCACACCTTTTGGTAAGATACTCATTTGGTATGCTTTATCTTGATCTAAGAATTCATCATGAGATGGCATAGATACAACTCTAATATCATACCCTTTTTCTTTTAAGATTGCTTTAGTTTCGATTGCTAATTCTACTTCACTACCTGCAGCAAGTAAAATTCCGTCTAATTTCACATTTTCTTTATCAACGATATAAGCTCCTTTTGCCACGCCTTCCTTAGAAGTTGTTGCTAAGTTACGAACATTTTGACGTGATGTAATGATTGCAGTTGGTTTATTCTTTCTTGATAATGCAATTTCTAACGCTGAAATTGTTTCTGTACCGTCTGCAGGACGAATAACTCCTAAATTAGGAATGCTTCTTAACCCAACTAATTGTTCAATTGGTTCATGTGTTGGTCCATCTTCACCAACCGCTACTGAATCGTGTGAGAAGATGAATAGTGATGGTAAATGCATCATTGCAGCTAAACGTAATGTTGGCTTCATGTAATCAGAGAAAACGAAGAATGCACCTGAAAACGATCTTAATCCACCATGTAAATTAATACCATTAACAACAGCACCCATTGCATGCTCTCTTACACCAAAGTTAATATTTCTACCAATATAACTATCCTTTAGGAAGTTTCCATCAGCACCTTTTGCCTTTGTTGAAGAAGTTAAGTCTGCTGAACCTCCAATAATGTTTCCATTTAATTTAGATGCTAAGTCTAGTGCTTTTCCAAGCATGTTTCTTGTTGCATCTTTTGATCCTTCAGCAAAAACTAAACTGCTGAAATCTAAATTAAATTCTCCTGATAAATATTGTTTAAATTCTTTTGCTAATGCTGGGAAAGCTACCTCATATGAAGCAAACATCTTTTCCCATTCATTGAATGCTTTTTTACCACGATTAAATACTTTTGACTTGTATAAACTATATACTTCTTTAGCTACTTCAAACGGTGCATAAGTATATCCTAATTTTTCTCTTAGTTTACTTGCTTCTGCTTCTCCAATTGGAGATCCGTGAACTTTTGAAGTGCCTTCATTTGATGTTCCGCGACCAATGATTGTTTTTACTTCAATGATGGTTGGTTTGTTTAATTCTTTTTTCGCTTTAATAATTGCTTGGTTAACTTTAGCAATATCTTCACCATCATTAACTTTAATGTATTGCCATCCTTGTGCTTCAAACTTCTTCTTAACATCATCAGAGATAGCTAAACTTGTTTTTCCATCTAATTGAATATCATTTGAATCATATAATACAATTAATTTTCCTAAGCCTAGGTGACCCGCTAAAGAAATTGCTTCTAACGCAACACCTTCTTGTAAGTCTCCATCGCCACATAAAACATATGTATAGTGATCAATGATATTAAATCCTTCTTGATTGAACTTAGCTGCTAAATGCGCTTCAGCAATTGCCATACCTACTGCATTTGAAATACCTTGTCCAAGCGGTCCAGTTGTTGCTTCTACGCCTTCTGTATGACCATATTCAGGATGACCAGGTGTAATTCCTGGGTAATTTCTAAAGTTCTTTAAATCTGCTAATGAAATTTTATATCCTGATAAATGGTTTAAAGCATAAAGTAACGCTGAGCCGTGACCTGCTGATAAAACGAATCTATCACGGTTAATCCATGACTTATTTTTTGGATAAATATTTAAATGTTTAGTAAATAATGTATGTGCCATTGGTGCAGCACCAATCACGATACCAGGATGCCCACTGTTTGCAGCGTTAATTGCATCCACTCCTAAAAAACGAATCGTATTAATAGCAAGTTGATCTTTATTCATTGTTTTCCCCTGTATTTTCTTCTTCATTGTTTTCAGTTTCAATTTCTTCAGTCACTTCTTCATCTACTGAAGGTTTGAAATATGATTCATAATATTTTTCTTGTTTAGCAAGAATTTCTTTAAAATGTTCTTCACCAAGTTCTTGTTTGATTAGTGTTGATGCTTTTTCATTTTCTTTAGCCACTAAAGCCTTTAATTTCTTTTGTTGAATTTGAGATGAAGTCATAATACCAACAAACATAAGAACCATTACAACTAAGAAAATAATATCTCCAGCAGCAGGGAATGCCATTGGTAAGAACATTAATGCAGCAAATGCTACAACGAATAATCCTAATTGAATTAACATGAAGAACTTAGACATTTTCTTATGTTCTCCATAAATGCTGTTTGTGAAATCTAACCAAATTGTGTTTACTTCATTTTTATATAAATCTTCAACTGCGTTATAGTATCCTTTGTCAACAAATAAACGATAGTCTACTCCATTTGAAGTCCATACAGAAAATCTACCACGTTGTGCGAACTTTCCATAATCACTTCTATCATCTAAATAATACATTTCTAATTTAGCACCTTTATAATCTTCAACTCTAAATGGTTGACCTTGTGCTTTTGCGTACTCTCTTGGTAAAATTTTCATTTCATTTCCTCCGATATGTGAATTCTACTTTAAATTATATCATAAAGATATAATACTTTATGAATAGAAAAAAACATCCC of the Acholeplasma hippikon genome contains:
- the rsmG gene encoding 16S rRNA (guanine(527)-N(7))-methyltransferase RsmG; the protein is MNSHLIEKALKIKLNQDQIEKFQKYYKHLVDFNTHTNLTRITDEKEVYIKHFLDSVLISNLVDFNEINTICDMGAGAGFPSVPLLIVFPHLKVTIVESQIKRVKFLNELQEILGITFEVVHERAEVYAKNNLNKFDCVTARALGELNLILEYGIPMLKVNGYFIAPKGSKYQEEIAHAQNALKVLQSEIVKISTFDLIEESGFRANILIKKRAHVSGYPREYARIVKKPL
- a CDS encoding DUF951 domain-containing protein: MIYTLGQIIETKKPHVCGNSSWEITRTGVDIKIKCVQCGREIMISKIELDKKIKNK
- the mnmG gene encoding tRNA uridine-5-carboxymethylaminomethyl(34) synthesis enzyme MnmG; this encodes MIYDGLIVGAGHAGVEAALAMARMNLNTILITGNLEKVATLPCNPSIGGPAKGIVVREIDALGGQMAKSADMAQIQMKMLNSSKGPAVRALRAQIDKLEYPKIMLDVLKKQENLTLLEGLVDQLLVKDGEVYGVRMQDGSEILSKTVTITTGTYLASQILIGHEKTPSGPHGEKTTYGISAQLKELGFNVIRLKTGTPPRIAKDSIDYRVATPQPGDAKLQTFSFDSPITELGYQEDCYLIHTSPETKEIIFNHLDDSAMYGGVVEGVGPRYCPSIEDKFVRFKDKERHQIFLEPESRSLDEIYVQGFSTSMPRDVQEKMIKSLPGLENARIIRYAYAIEYDAINPNQLYRSLETKVIKNLFCAGQINGTSGYEEAACQGLMAGINAGLKVQGKAPLVLGRNEAYIGVLIDDLITKGTYEPYRLLTSRAEHRLLLRHDNADLRLREYGYQIGLVTEEQYQRFNHKKETIANLIQIAKTTRISPTEETLNYLSSMNSAPIYEGVFIYDLLKRPELGVETLKYFMKLDVSDDIYEQVEIHIKYQGYIDKAAREAEKLTRFESRHIPEDIEYKSIQNISSEAREKLTKVRPETLGQASRILGVNPADISVLMVYLESRQ
- the tkt gene encoding transketolase, whose amino-acid sequence is MNKDQLAINTIRFLGVDAINAANSGHPGIVIGAAPMAHTLFTKHLNIYPKNKSWINRDRFVLSAGHGSALLYALNHLSGYKISLADLKNFRNYPGITPGHPEYGHTEGVEATTGPLGQGISNAVGMAIAEAHLAAKFNQEGFNIIDHYTYVLCGDGDLQEGVALEAISLAGHLGLGKLIVLYDSNDIQLDGKTSLAISDDVKKKFEAQGWQYIKVNDGEDIAKVNQAIIKAKKELNKPTIIEVKTIIGRGTSNEGTSKVHGSPIGEAEASKLREKLGYTYAPFEVAKEVYSLYKSKVFNRGKKAFNEWEKMFASYEVAFPALAKEFKQYLSGEFNLDFSSLVFAEGSKDATRNMLGKALDLASKLNGNIIGGSADLTSSTKAKGADGNFLKDSYIGRNINFGVREHAMGAVVNGINLHGGLRSFSGAFFVFSDYMKPTLRLAAMMHLPSLFIFSHDSVAVGEDGPTHEPIEQLVGLRSIPNLGVIRPADGTETISALEIALSRKNKPTAIITSRQNVRNLATTSKEGVAKGAYIVDKENVKLDGILLAAGSEVELAIETKAILKEKGYDIRVVSMPSHDEFLDQDKAYQMSILPKGVKTLAIEMGSSYSWYRFTEHVMGIDTYGLSAAQNKVVEHFGFVPEIVAEKFVGIME